One region of Glycine max cultivar Williams 82 chromosome 9, Glycine_max_v4.0, whole genome shotgun sequence genomic DNA includes:
- the LOC102661001 gene encoding uncharacterized protein translates to MCILIQMWAWERCTTLAPKRTPPVIENKPLGHRWLRRGNQHIGNDDLRLFRRKLDLMKRHEFVWEPYIATVMAALPPICVVGGVAWFAVVPLICFHVVEWHQPDRVLRQFGLQQPIPGCPSQPQNLHGITLKGKQDENWFHLLAPIIGQWNNRAEFRVDVYPRQEGLLGYNSDYMVWYRRKTKMFVDPNNANTAALGEVVETLQYMVSPQGRNTWTVDDLVPYVDKLAIISEEQERITEPVSHGPASEREFPAQEFPILQSSVETRGIGRRREPVEAEQYSQQMMERGHGMYYTPATFSEYPSQKYQYPFAGHHTDTSETSHSFGGVAETQPHFSWPTMTPSQQHDAPMATPNTPFAPQWNVPGAIPDMGELLGVDLRQEFSAEAEEAEAGRQRGGRRNPDRKTLVPMALPYCSQSALQHCKPRASLQPSPSRQHCWRFHAKVEALLGMAFPWPRAKLLLKAPSTMALPMQGTCQKSTPWEIAQEQP, encoded by the exons atgtgcatcttaatccaaatgtgggcatgggaacgatgcacGACCTTAGCTCCAAAGAGGACGCCTCCcgttatagaaaataaaccactcggacacag gtggttgcgacgtggaaatcagcatattggcaatgatgatcttagacttttccgtcgcaaattggatttgatgaaacgacatgag tttgtctGGGAGCCATACATAGCAACTGTGATGGCAGCGTTGCCTCCAATTTGTGTGGTTGGAGGTGTAGCTTGGTTTGCGGTGGTGCCACtgatttgtttccatgttgttgagtggcaccaacccgatAGAGTTTTACGACAATTTGGATTGCAACAACCCATTCCCGGGTGTCCTTCGCAACCGCAAAATCTCCATGGCATAACgctcaaaggcaaacaagatGAGAATTGGTTCCACCTGTTGGCCCCAATCATTGGTCAGTGGAACAATCGAGCAGAGTTTAGGGTCGACGTTTATCCTCGACAGGAGGGCCTACTGGGTTATAACTCGGACTACATGGTGTGGTATAGGCGtaaaacaaagatgtttgtcgACCCAAACAATGCAAACACAGCTGCATTG GGTGAAGTTGTGGAGACTTTACAAtatatggtgtcaccacaagggAGGAACACGTGGACggttgatgatctcgtgccttacGTGGATAAGTTAGCAATTATATctgaagagcaagagagaatcactgaaccagtgtcacatggtccagcatcagAGCGTGAATTCCCAGCCCAAGAGTTTCCCATtcttcagtcaagtgttgaaactcgggGCATAGGCAGACGAAGGGAGCCTGTTGAAGCGGAAcaatattcccaacaaatgaTGGAGCGTggtcatggaatgtattacacgccagcAACATTTTCCGAATATCCTTCACAGAAGTATCAGTATCCTTTTGCAGGTCATCATACTGATACTTCTGAGACCTCACATTCGTtcggtggtgttgcggaaacacagcctcatttttcatggcccacTATGACTCCTTCACAGCAGCACGATGCCCCCATGGCAACACCTAACACCCCATTTGCTCCGCAATGGAATGTACCCggagcaatacctgatatgggcgagttattaggtgttgatttgcgtcagGAGTTTTCTGCAGAGGCTGAGGAAGCAGAAGCGGGGAGACAACGCGGcggcagaagaaatcctgatc GCAAAACGCTGGTGCCAATGGCGCTTCCCTACTGCAGTCAGTCTGCACTGCAGCACTGCAAGCCTAGGGCTAGCCTTCAGCCTTCACCAAGTCGCCAACACTGCTGGCGTTTTCATGCAAAAGTGGAAGCGCTGCTGGGCATGGCGTTTCCATGGCCACGTGCCAAACTCCTGCTGAAGGCGCCATCAACAATGGCGCTTCCCATGCAGGGTACGTGCCAAAAGAGCACCCCCTGGGAAATAGCTCAAGAACAGCCCTAG
- the LOC100811574 gene encoding diphthine methyltransferase homolog — protein sequence MDIAHCYLKGNADAVEFCPHDPYHNVLAVSTYTLQEGSQPCRHGSISLFNVDVEPGHLDMVFSEETAGIFDIKWNPPGGHASPFLAQADADGYLRIKMLEGCCNGVEGVNLKEITNEKISNSMCLYLDWNPSATSITVGLSDGSVSIVSFLESKLEIQEEWKAHDYELWTTSFDIHQPNLVYTGSDDCKFSCWDLRDKPPNVVFQSSKVHKMGVCCIEKSPHDPNTLLTGSYDEFLRVWDLRSISKPLNSINLGGGVWRVKHHPFIPGLVLAACMHNGFAIVAIKGNNAEVSETYKKHDSLAYGADWQKGEANHIGGNTKPLVATCSFYDKLVRVWRPGNDLIL from the exons ATGGACATAGCACATTGCTATTTAAAGGGTAATGCTGATGCTGTGGAGTTTTGTCCACATGATCCCTACCATAATGTTTTAGCAGTATCCACTTACACATTACAAGAAGGTTCTCAGCCCTGTCGACATGGAAGCATTTCACTCTTCAATGTTGATGTGGAACCAGGTCACCTTGACATGGTTTTTAGTGAGGAAACTGCTGGGATTTTTGACATAAAGTGGAATCCACCTGGCGGGCATGCAAGTCCTTTTCTAGCTCAAGCAGATGCTGATGGATACTTGAGAATTAAAATGCTGGAGGGTTGCTGTAATGGAGTGGAAG GGGTTAATCTAAAGGAGATCACAAATGAAAAAATCAGTAACTCTATGTGCTTGTACCTGGATTGGAACCCTTCAGCCACATCCATCACAGTGGGGCTTTCTGACGGCTCTGTGtctattgtttcttttcttgaatccAAGCTGGAAATTCAAGAAGAGTGGAAAGCTCATGATTATGAACTTTGGACAACCTCCTTTGATATCCACCAACCAAATTTGGTATACACTGGCTCTGAtgattgtaaattcagttgttgggatttgcgagataaacCTCCCAATGTGGTATTTCAGAGCTCTAAAGTCCACAAAATGGGTGTTTGTTGCATTGAGAAGAGTCCACATGACCCAAATACCTTGTTAACTGGCAGTTATGATGAATTCCTAAGGGTATGGGATTTAAGATCAATCTCAAAACCCCTTAATTCAATTAACTTGGGGGGAGGAGTTTGGAGGGTTAAGCACCACCCCTTCATTCCAGGCTTGGTTTTGGCTGCTTGTATGCACAATGGTTTTGCTATTGTCGCCATTAAAGGCAACAATGCCGAAGTGTCGGAAACTTACAAGAAGCATGATTCTCTTGCCTATGGAGCAGATTGGCAGAAAGGAGAAGCAAATCACATAGGTGGGAATACCAAACCACTGGTGGCTACTTGCTCATTCTACGACAAACTTGTTCGGGTGTGGAGGCCAGGAAATGATCTTATCTTGTAG